Proteins encoded by one window of Microbacterium testaceum:
- the map gene encoding type I methionyl aminopeptidase — MIELRTPAEIDAMRPAGRFVAEVLATLRAETKVGTNLLQLDRRAHDMIRSAGAESCYIDYHPSFGASPFGKVLCTSINDAVLHGLPHDYVLRDGDLVSLDFAASVDGWVADSAVSFVVGTARDEDLALIDTSQRALAAAIEAASVGRKIGDISAAIAAVAHAEGLSINTDFGGHGVGRTMHGDPHVANDGKAGRGYPLRDGLVLALEPWFLQTTDELITDPDGWTLRSADGSRGAHSEHTVAITAGGPIVLTDRSFLGVD, encoded by the coding sequence ATGATCGAACTGCGCACCCCGGCCGAGATCGACGCGATGCGCCCCGCCGGACGCTTCGTCGCGGAGGTGCTGGCCACGCTGCGCGCCGAGACCAAGGTGGGGACCAACCTGCTGCAGCTGGACCGTCGCGCGCACGACATGATCCGCTCGGCAGGCGCGGAGTCGTGCTACATCGACTACCACCCGTCCTTCGGCGCGAGCCCCTTCGGCAAGGTGCTCTGCACGTCGATCAACGACGCCGTGCTGCACGGACTCCCCCACGACTACGTGCTGCGCGACGGCGACCTCGTCTCGCTCGACTTCGCCGCGTCCGTGGACGGCTGGGTCGCCGACTCCGCCGTCTCGTTCGTCGTGGGCACCGCTCGCGACGAGGACCTCGCCCTCATCGACACCTCGCAGCGCGCGCTGGCCGCCGCGATCGAGGCCGCGAGCGTGGGCCGCAAGATCGGCGACATCTCCGCCGCGATCGCCGCCGTCGCCCACGCCGAGGGCCTCAGCATCAACACCGACTTCGGCGGCCACGGCGTCGGCCGCACCATGCACGGTGACCCGCACGTCGCCAACGACGGCAAGGCGGGCCGCGGCTACCCGCTGCGCGACGGCCTCGTGCTGGCGCTCGAGCCGTGGTTCCTGCAGACCACCGACGAGCTGATCACCGACCCCGACGGATGGACGCTGCGCAGCGCCGACGGATCGCGCGGGGCGCACTCCGAGCACACCGTGGCGATCACCGCCGGTGGCCCCATCGTCCTGACCGATCGCTCGTTCCTGGGCGTCGACTGA
- a CDS encoding MFS transporter permease, with translation MALRRMFLHWLFPAAFVLPLWLFVGWIVFSGGSAWGLLWLFVAIPAVFISQLVLTLMVRARGSVRENRAVSWRDLAGLGIWQIVIVALGFFDSRVFFPLLVLSIAGALVLFWSSLAQLWNEARGAVAVLHTTDGTAYIPPPRESREQTRDAEVIVVPETRRPD, from the coding sequence ATGGCGTTGCGACGGATGTTCCTCCACTGGCTGTTCCCGGCCGCGTTCGTTCTGCCGCTGTGGCTGTTCGTCGGGTGGATCGTCTTCTCGGGAGGCAGCGCGTGGGGCCTGCTCTGGCTCTTCGTCGCGATTCCGGCCGTCTTCATCTCGCAGCTCGTGCTGACCCTCATGGTGCGAGCGCGGGGGAGTGTGCGCGAGAACCGCGCGGTGTCGTGGCGGGATCTGGCGGGCCTGGGCATCTGGCAGATCGTGATCGTCGCCCTCGGCTTCTTCGACTCCCGGGTCTTCTTCCCGCTGCTCGTGCTGTCGATCGCGGGAGCGCTGGTGTTGTTCTGGTCGTCTCTCGCGCAGCTCTGGAACGAGGCGCGCGGCGCGGTGGCGGTGCTGCACACGACCGACGGGACCGCGTACATCCCGCCGCCGCGCGAGAGCCGCGAACAGACACGGGATGCTGAGGTCATCGTCGTTCCGGAGACGCGGCGCCCCGACTGA
- the rplS gene encoding 50S ribosomal protein L19: protein MQILDSVDAASLRSDIPVFGPGDTVKVHVNITEGNRSRIQVFQGVVIGRSGDGVRETFCVRKVSFQVGVERTFPVHSPVIDHIEVVTRGDVRRAKLYYLRSLRGKKAKIKEKRDR, encoded by the coding sequence ATGCAGATCCTCGACTCCGTCGACGCGGCTTCGCTCCGCTCCGACATCCCCGTCTTCGGCCCCGGCGACACCGTCAAGGTGCACGTCAACATCACCGAAGGCAACCGCTCGCGCATCCAGGTGTTCCAGGGCGTCGTCATCGGCCGCTCGGGCGACGGCGTGCGCGAGACCTTCTGCGTCCGCAAGGTCAGCTTCCAGGTCGGCGTGGAGCGCACCTTCCCCGTCCACAGCCCCGTGATCGACCACATCGAGGTCGTCACCCGCGGTGACGTGCGTCGCGCCAAGCTGTACTACCTGCGCAGCCTGCGTGGCAAGAAGGCCAAGATCAAGGAGAAGCGCGACCGCTGA
- the lepB gene encoding signal peptidase I, producing the protein MSDQTASTPDAVASRSAGRRRRGWGAFFRDLLVIVLIALVVSFLVKTFVVRSFYIPSASMENTLLIKDRILVDELTPKFGQYSRGDVVVFRDPGGWLPPSPTEQRSPVVEGADWVLSLFGLSAPDSDDHLIKRVIGTAGDHVVCCNALGQTTVNGVPLDESYVRLAPGATAPEPVPYDITVPDGSLWVLGDNRNSSRDSRFNQDQPGQGFVPVDNVVGRAFLITWPFTRFGLIDFHHEVFAGVPAPGAQ; encoded by the coding sequence ATGAGCGACCAGACCGCCTCGACCCCGGATGCCGTGGCATCCCGCTCCGCCGGACGGCGTCGACGCGGATGGGGGGCGTTCTTCCGCGACCTGCTCGTGATCGTGCTGATCGCGCTCGTGGTGTCGTTCCTCGTCAAGACCTTCGTCGTCCGCTCGTTCTACATCCCTTCGGCGTCGATGGAGAACACGCTGCTGATCAAGGACCGCATCCTCGTGGACGAGCTGACCCCGAAGTTCGGTCAGTACTCGCGGGGTGACGTGGTCGTGTTCCGCGACCCCGGTGGATGGCTGCCGCCGAGCCCCACCGAGCAGCGGTCCCCGGTGGTCGAGGGTGCCGACTGGGTGCTGTCGCTCTTCGGACTGTCGGCTCCCGACAGCGACGATCACCTCATCAAGCGCGTGATCGGCACGGCGGGCGACCACGTCGTCTGCTGCAACGCCCTGGGGCAGACGACGGTCAACGGCGTCCCGCTCGACGAGTCGTACGTGCGGCTCGCTCCGGGGGCGACTGCGCCCGAGCCCGTTCCCTACGACATCACGGTGCCCGACGGCTCGCTCTGGGTCCTCGGCGACAACCGCAACAGCTCGCGCGACTCGCGTTTCAACCAGGATCAGCCCGGGCAGGGCTTCGTCCCCGTCGACAACGTCGTGGGACGCGCGTTCCTCATCACCTGGCCGTTCACGCGCTTCGGTCTGATCGACTTCCACCACGAGGTCTTCGCGGGGGTCCCCGCGCCGGGAGCGCAGTGA
- a CDS encoding ribonuclease HII, producing the protein MIEPTLTLERRLLKEHAIVIACDEVGRGALAGPVAVGAAVIDPARSRKRVPAGLRDSKLVPEARRPEVAARAAAFVQHSAVGWASSVEVDEIGIIRALGLAAVRAIADLRAHGVVPEEALVILDGNHDYITPAGESELTVRPIIKADRDCASAAAASVIAKVARDTLMTGLHDDHPAYGWARNKGYASLDHREAITAHGMSVHHRHSWAIAAAPTLF; encoded by the coding sequence GTGATCGAACCCACCCTCACCCTCGAGCGCCGTCTGCTGAAGGAACACGCGATCGTCATCGCGTGCGACGAGGTCGGGCGCGGGGCCCTGGCGGGCCCGGTGGCGGTCGGGGCCGCGGTCATCGACCCGGCACGTTCGCGCAAGCGCGTGCCCGCGGGGCTGCGCGACTCCAAGCTCGTCCCCGAGGCGCGCCGCCCCGAGGTGGCCGCCCGGGCGGCCGCGTTCGTCCAGCACAGCGCCGTCGGGTGGGCGAGCTCGGTCGAGGTCGACGAGATCGGCATCATCCGGGCGCTGGGGCTCGCGGCCGTCCGCGCGATCGCTGATCTGCGCGCTCACGGCGTGGTGCCCGAGGAGGCCCTCGTCATCCTGGACGGCAACCACGACTACATCACGCCGGCGGGGGAGTCGGAGCTGACGGTGCGCCCCATCATCAAGGCCGACCGTGACTGCGCGAGTGCGGCCGCGGCATCCGTCATCGCCAAGGTCGCACGCGACACCCTCATGACGGGACTGCACGACGACCACCCTGCCTACGGGTGGGCGCGAAACAAGGGCTACGCGAGCCTCGATCACCGCGAGGCGATCACCGCGCACGGAATGAGCGTGCATCACCGGCACTCGTGGGCCATCGCCGCGGCCCCGACGCTCTTCTGA
- a CDS encoding DUF2469 family protein translates to MDDDVFEDYDRELELALYREYRDVVRQFTYVIETERRFYLANDVNVVRRDTEHDFYFEISMTDVWVWDIYRADRFVKSVRVLTFKDVNVEELSRHDFQLPDELSLDN, encoded by the coding sequence ATGGATGACGACGTCTTCGAGGACTACGACCGCGAACTCGAGCTGGCCCTGTACCGCGAGTACCGCGATGTCGTGCGCCAGTTCACCTACGTGATCGAGACCGAGCGCCGGTTCTATCTCGCGAACGACGTGAACGTCGTGCGGCGCGACACCGAGCACGACTTCTACTTCGAGATCTCGATGACCGACGTGTGGGTGTGGGACATCTACCGCGCCGACCGCTTCGTGAAGTCCGTGCGCGTTCTCACCTTCAAGGACGTCAACGTCGAGGAGCTCTCGCGCCACGATTTCCAACTGCCCGACGAACTCTCGCTCGACAACTGA
- a CDS encoding YraN family protein produces the protein MAAKDELGRAGEDRAVAYLRDDGYRILTRNWRCDQGEIDIVAARDDTLVVVEVKTRRTEDYGHPFEAIDARKAQRLWRLAMAWLAAHPEEARGRRLRVDAIGLVGPDPARARLEHLEDAL, from the coding sequence ATGGCAGCGAAAGACGAACTCGGCAGAGCAGGCGAAGATCGCGCCGTCGCGTACCTGAGGGACGACGGCTACCGCATCCTCACGCGCAACTGGCGGTGCGATCAGGGCGAGATCGACATCGTCGCCGCGCGCGACGACACTCTCGTCGTGGTCGAGGTGAAGACCCGACGCACCGAGGACTACGGCCACCCCTTCGAGGCCATCGACGCCCGGAAGGCGCAGCGGCTCTGGCGCCTCGCCATGGCGTGGTTGGCGGCCCACCCCGAAGAGGCGAGGGGGCGACGCCTTCGGGTCGACGCGATCGGCCTCGTCGGTCCCGATCCCGCGCGGGCGCGCCTTGAGCACCTCGAGGACGCCCTGTGA
- a CDS encoding ATP-dependent nuclease, giving the protein MQLSGLRGWTGEIVDFRFPVVAIAGENGSGKSTVLKAAATAYTVPKGGQGKTALTYSPDDFFPNTPWENVTAATLAFTYQLGSVVRNGSLRKKTTRWRGMPDRPSREFYFLDIARTQPVNTLMGYGKLAQQSLASAEARKFETDTIGRLSRVLKRSYGDAEMARESGKQVGILEHRGTRYSNFHQGAGEDATLDLLALFEDVGNNSLVIIDEVDATLHPRAQRRLMTELLEIVSKKKLQVIVSTHSPYILESLPPEARIYVAQTRDGAREIIYGATAEYALSQMDDFAHTELTAYCEDTQAGDLILALLGRINPDAIPRIDIRSVGPASVVKALGEVADSNRFDTPTVAVLDGDESVSRGCIKLPGSSAPEPEVINSFDQVAWESLAVRLGTGVGELLDAVDDARAIPNHHAWVKDISRSLGGRHRPSHIWQVFVDHWANEVVKEKDAVEFVNDLTAALPEISV; this is encoded by the coding sequence GTGCAGTTATCGGGCCTGCGCGGTTGGACGGGCGAAATTGTCGACTTCCGGTTTCCGGTTGTTGCAATCGCGGGGGAGAACGGTTCGGGAAAAAGCACAGTGCTGAAAGCGGCAGCCACTGCTTATACCGTGCCCAAGGGGGGGCAAGGGAAGACGGCGCTCACGTACTCTCCAGATGACTTCTTTCCAAACACGCCTTGGGAGAATGTCACCGCGGCCACCTTGGCGTTCACCTACCAACTCGGTTCAGTGGTCCGAAACGGCTCCCTCCGGAAAAAGACGACTCGATGGCGCGGCATGCCGGACCGACCCTCGCGAGAATTCTATTTTCTGGACATCGCGAGAACACAACCGGTGAACACGCTGATGGGCTACGGGAAACTGGCTCAACAAAGTCTCGCCAGTGCAGAGGCGCGGAAGTTTGAAACCGACACAATTGGCCGCCTGTCGCGCGTGCTCAAACGCTCTTACGGCGACGCGGAGATGGCGCGCGAGAGCGGTAAGCAAGTCGGCATCCTCGAACACCGAGGAACTCGTTACTCCAACTTTCATCAGGGCGCGGGCGAGGACGCCACGCTCGACCTTCTGGCTCTTTTCGAGGACGTTGGCAACAACTCGCTCGTAATCATCGACGAGGTTGACGCGACTCTGCATCCGAGAGCGCAGAGACGCTTGATGACTGAACTGCTCGAGATCGTCTCAAAGAAGAAGTTGCAGGTGATTGTCTCAACGCACTCGCCATACATTCTGGAATCGCTGCCTCCCGAGGCTCGGATCTACGTCGCCCAAACACGGGACGGGGCGAGGGAAATCATCTACGGGGCAACCGCCGAGTACGCCCTCTCGCAGATGGACGATTTTGCGCACACCGAGCTCACCGCATACTGCGAGGACACTCAGGCCGGGGACTTGATTCTGGCGCTGCTTGGTCGAATCAACCCAGACGCCATACCTCGCATCGACATTCGGAGCGTCGGTCCTGCGAGTGTCGTGAAGGCTCTCGGCGAGGTTGCCGACTCGAACCGTTTTGATACCCCTACCGTTGCCGTACTCGACGGAGACGAAAGTGTCTCACGCGGTTGCATAAAGCTCCCGGGCTCATCGGCCCCTGAACCCGAGGTCATCAACTCATTCGACCAGGTGGCCTGGGAATCCCTCGCTGTTCGACTTGGAACTGGGGTGGGCGAGCTTCTGGACGCCGTCGACGACGCGCGAGCCATTCCGAACCACCACGCGTGGGTCAAAGACATTTCGAGGTCGCTCGGTGGGAGGCACCGGCCAAGCCACATTTGGCAGGTGTTCGTCGATCATTGGGCCAACGAGGTGGTGAAGGAAAAGGACGCGGTCGAGTTTGTGAATGATCTAACCGCCGCGTTGCCAGAGATCTCTGTGTAG
- a CDS encoding P22 phage major capsid protein family protein, whose product MANEFNLDINNVAIIAAKLVGADFNLASLISSDVAAEFHPGQGATVRVPVPAAIPTRSRDIFDKTTALVADELTEQHIDVTLADHLYNLAILSEGDLSLNIANYGRQVLAPQARAIAAKIEALTAATMSATPAETGVTYSGTNPAKAISSARRLLRSNGVGADAPLIAAAGASVYTDLLDAGALVDDKVHGIRVVESTRLAESDLIVFTPSAFTLVVRAPVVPQGAAYGASITTPILDNANGEAFAIRVLNDYDSNVAADRSLVGTFAAVAAMPLPVDREDGTVDLVKHGGAVRITSGA is encoded by the coding sequence ATGGCAAACGAATTCAACCTCGACATCAACAACGTCGCCATCATCGCCGCCAAGCTCGTTGGCGCTGACTTCAACCTCGCCTCACTCATCTCAAGCGACGTGGCGGCGGAGTTTCACCCCGGCCAAGGCGCCACCGTCCGCGTCCCCGTCCCCGCAGCGATCCCTACCCGCAGCAGGGACATCTTCGATAAGACGACCGCGCTCGTCGCCGACGAGCTCACCGAGCAGCACATCGACGTCACCCTCGCCGATCACCTCTACAACCTTGCGATCCTGTCCGAGGGCGACCTCTCCCTCAACATCGCGAACTACGGACGGCAAGTGCTCGCCCCGCAGGCCCGCGCCATCGCCGCCAAGATCGAGGCACTCACCGCCGCGACAATGTCGGCGACGCCCGCCGAGACCGGCGTGACCTACTCCGGCACCAACCCGGCTAAGGCGATCAGCAGCGCCCGTCGCCTCCTCCGCAGCAACGGCGTCGGCGCCGACGCGCCGCTTATCGCCGCCGCGGGCGCCTCGGTCTACACCGACCTCCTTGACGCGGGCGCCCTCGTCGACGACAAGGTGCACGGCATCCGCGTCGTCGAGTCCACCCGCCTCGCCGAAAGCGACCTCATCGTGTTCACCCCGTCGGCGTTCACGCTCGTCGTGCGCGCCCCCGTCGTGCCGCAGGGCGCCGCATATGGCGCGAGCATCACGACGCCCATCCTGGACAACGCAAACGGCGAGGCATTCGCGATCCGCGTCCTCAACGACTACGACAGCAACGTCGCCGCCGACCGCTCCCTCGTCGGCACCTTCGCCGCCGTCGCCGCGATGCCGCTGCCCGTCGACCGCGAGGACGGCACCGTCGACCTCGTCAAGCACGGCGGCGCCGTCCGCATCACCTCGGGCGCGTAA
- a CDS encoding recombinase family protein: MTTPTIRRAVLYCRISRTKDESVSLERQERDLRKLCELEGWEVTAVIVDDGKSGTKDRDGAARALDLLRSGEADTLLVWAFDRWSRQGLRAVADLIDVLKERKRALFFAKKDGLRSDAQAWRIVASVLAEVAAMEAENTSARILAARSEHLSKTGPEEQRFLGGKAPFGYRAVDNPHGPGRSLAVDPYEAEIVRTVAERLIDGEYLSSVTVWLDANAVPTPQSEARRARQADQPVEGVDRGSWRVTTVRNLWRSETLIGRTTRRVPVLASDGEPIVAADGTPRLERRVVSDAHGLPITRWEPVLDLATFQRLQARLPSVGRVQPRRTVSWLTGIARCASCNGKLYAQKRRKGDREELFFRCAATGDALNPCTSPGHVSVARLEQYIEGKFLAFAGSLPMLKEVQRSAPAYDALALAAVTQAIADATAAMQADGADYSQLVPRLDQLKARRREVLSATTTHEVELVPTGRTLGDVWRDLADDLDAKREHLQKVIVRVAVSRVPGLDSRAPLDRRRIEVGWNRDRGIDIDEPHLAPTDYWGRIKWADIPTR; this comes from the coding sequence ATGACGACTCCGACTATCCGCCGCGCTGTCCTGTACTGCCGCATCAGCCGCACGAAAGATGAAAGCGTCTCACTCGAGCGCCAAGAGCGCGATCTCCGCAAACTCTGCGAACTCGAGGGCTGGGAAGTGACCGCCGTGATTGTCGATGACGGGAAGAGCGGCACAAAGGACCGCGACGGCGCCGCGCGCGCTCTCGACCTCCTCCGCTCCGGCGAGGCCGACACACTCCTCGTATGGGCCTTCGACCGATGGAGTCGACAAGGTCTCCGTGCCGTGGCTGACCTTATCGACGTCCTCAAGGAGCGCAAGCGCGCGCTCTTCTTCGCGAAGAAGGACGGTCTTCGCTCCGATGCGCAGGCGTGGCGGATAGTCGCCTCCGTGCTCGCCGAGGTCGCCGCGATGGAAGCGGAGAACACCTCCGCCCGCATCCTCGCCGCGCGTTCCGAGCACCTCAGCAAGACCGGCCCAGAGGAGCAGAGATTTCTCGGTGGAAAAGCCCCGTTCGGCTACCGTGCCGTCGACAACCCGCACGGCCCCGGCAGGTCGCTCGCGGTCGACCCGTACGAGGCGGAGATAGTGCGAACGGTCGCGGAGCGGCTCATCGACGGGGAGTATCTCTCTTCCGTCACGGTATGGCTCGACGCCAACGCCGTGCCAACCCCGCAGAGTGAAGCGCGACGAGCGCGACAGGCTGATCAGCCCGTGGAGGGCGTCGACCGCGGCTCGTGGCGCGTCACTACCGTCCGCAACCTCTGGCGGTCGGAAACCCTCATTGGACGTACCACGCGCCGCGTGCCGGTGCTGGCGTCCGACGGCGAGCCCATCGTCGCCGCAGACGGCACCCCCCGACTCGAGCGCCGCGTCGTCAGTGACGCGCATGGGCTGCCTATCACTCGATGGGAGCCGGTGCTCGACCTCGCGACCTTCCAACGCCTGCAAGCGCGTCTGCCGAGCGTCGGCCGCGTCCAGCCGCGTCGCACGGTCTCGTGGCTCACGGGCATCGCTCGATGCGCAAGCTGCAATGGGAAGCTCTATGCACAGAAGCGCCGCAAGGGCGACCGCGAGGAGCTCTTCTTCCGGTGCGCCGCGACCGGGGACGCGCTCAACCCGTGCACGTCGCCGGGACACGTCTCGGTCGCCCGCCTCGAGCAGTACATCGAGGGCAAGTTTCTCGCCTTCGCTGGCTCGCTTCCCATGCTCAAGGAAGTCCAGCGCAGCGCGCCCGCGTACGACGCCCTTGCACTCGCCGCCGTCACCCAAGCCATTGCTGACGCCACTGCCGCGATGCAAGCCGACGGCGCCGACTACTCGCAACTCGTGCCGCGTCTTGACCAGCTCAAGGCACGACGGCGGGAAGTGCTTTCTGCCACGACGACGCACGAAGTCGAGCTCGTCCCGACCGGGCGCACCCTCGGCGACGTGTGGCGCGACCTGGCCGACGACCTCGACGCCAAGCGCGAACATCTGCAAAAAGTCATCGTCCGCGTCGCCGTATCGCGCGTGCCCGGCCTCGACTCGCGCGCACCGCTCGACCGCCGCCGCATCGAGGTCGGATGGAATCGCGACCGGGGAATAGACATCGACGAGCCTCACCTCGCACCGACGGATTACTGGGGTCGGATCAAGTGGGCCGACATCCCCACCCGGTAG
- a CDS encoding ATP-binding protein — protein sequence MILDEGGEFPASVLDALRQPLENGVIQVHRSGVSATYPARFQLVVATNPCPCGQYGVPGGSCECAPQAIRRYTRRLSGPLLDRIDIDLRLQRVSTARHESSSRTVSSERAREIVAAARAQAARRWAQTPWRRNADVPGTWLRGRAAPSPEVLRPLDTALRRGALTLRGYDRLLRVAWTVADIAGHEQLRSDDVGRALYLRRGAGA from the coding sequence GTGATCCTCGACGAGGGCGGCGAGTTCCCGGCATCCGTTCTCGACGCCCTTCGTCAGCCCCTCGAGAACGGCGTGATTCAGGTGCACCGCTCCGGGGTCTCGGCAACGTACCCCGCGCGGTTTCAGCTCGTGGTGGCCACGAACCCCTGCCCGTGCGGCCAATACGGCGTCCCGGGTGGATCCTGCGAGTGCGCTCCGCAGGCGATACGTCGATACACGCGGCGCCTCTCGGGCCCGCTTCTCGATCGGATCGACATCGACCTGCGGCTGCAGCGCGTGTCCACCGCCCGGCACGAGAGCAGTTCCCGGACGGTGTCCTCGGAACGCGCGCGCGAGATCGTTGCCGCCGCCCGTGCGCAAGCCGCTCGACGGTGGGCCCAGACGCCCTGGAGGCGCAACGCCGATGTGCCGGGCACGTGGTTGCGCGGCCGGGCCGCCCCGTCGCCCGAAGTCCTGCGTCCTCTTGACACCGCCCTGCGCCGCGGCGCGTTGACCCTGCGCGGATACGACCGCCTGCTCCGCGTGGCGTGGACGGTCGCCGACATCGCCGGACACGAACAGCTCCGGTCCGACGATGTGGGCCGCGCCCTCTACCTGCGCCGAGGTGCGGGCGCATGA
- the dprA gene encoding DNA-processing protein DprA, with translation MVASAPSRRDRGGARRRAAVGHLARRSGDTSWPARLDDLGEHAPVVLWRRGVAIEDDSPTVALVGARASTAYGEGVAADLAADLAAAGVIVVSGAAYGIDGAAHRAALSTGGPTVAFLAGGVDRAYPRGHEGLLARIAGAGAVWSETPCGTTPTKWRFLARNRLIAAIADAVVVVEAGWRSGSLNTAAHAASLGRALGAVPGPVTSAASAGCHRILREYGGACVTGAADVLEMIGAGGPREHGTTDRTDDTTRLLDALSARSGRSTREVARRSGMSSEEAGALLGFAELEGRVVRDSEGLWTSAGRGDGGSPR, from the coding sequence GTGGTTGCCTCGGCTCCATCCCGACGCGATCGCGGCGGCGCTCGACGCCGCGCGGCGGTCGGGCACCTCGCTCGTCGTTCCGGTGACACCTCGTGGCCCGCGCGCCTCGACGATCTGGGGGAGCACGCGCCGGTCGTCCTCTGGCGCCGCGGAGTCGCCATCGAGGACGATTCCCCCACGGTCGCCCTCGTGGGCGCGCGAGCCTCGACGGCTTACGGGGAGGGGGTCGCGGCGGACCTCGCCGCCGACCTGGCTGCGGCCGGGGTGATCGTCGTCTCGGGGGCTGCGTACGGGATCGACGGGGCCGCGCACCGGGCGGCGCTGTCGACGGGCGGACCGACGGTCGCGTTTCTCGCCGGCGGCGTCGATCGGGCGTACCCGCGCGGTCACGAAGGTCTTCTCGCCCGGATCGCGGGAGCCGGCGCGGTCTGGAGCGAGACGCCCTGCGGGACGACGCCCACCAAGTGGCGCTTCCTCGCTCGCAACCGGCTCATCGCCGCAATCGCCGACGCCGTCGTGGTCGTCGAGGCGGGGTGGCGCAGCGGCTCGCTCAACACCGCCGCGCACGCCGCGAGCCTGGGTCGCGCCCTGGGCGCGGTGCCCGGTCCCGTCACGAGCGCGGCGTCGGCGGGGTGCCACCGCATCCTCCGCGAGTACGGCGGCGCGTGCGTGACGGGGGCTGCCGACGTGCTCGAGATGATCGGCGCGGGAGGACCCCGCGAGCACGGCACCACCGACCGCACCGACGACACCACCCGACTGCTCGACGCCCTCTCGGCGCGCTCCGGTCGGTCGACGCGGGAGGTCGCCCGCCGAAGCGGGATGTCGAGCGAGGAGGCCGGGGCGCTCCTCGGCTTCGCGGAGCTCGAGGGGCGGGTCGTCCGCGACAGCGAGGGGCTGTGGACGTCCGCCGGTCGGGGGGACGGGGGATCTCCGCGATGA
- a CDS encoding tyrosine recombinase XerC translates to MQLSEAVAGYLSHLSDVRRLSPATVRAYRADLADLILWVGDRPLGEVGVEDLREWQWQSAKSGQSKATAARRASTVRGLFAWAVEEELVRVDPAQRLVSPKRGRTLPAVATTDALDDVLTAAAERAASGDAVALRDHALLEVLYGSGARVSEVCGLDLDDIDHDRRTLFLRGKGGKDRVVPFGLPAARALQAYLVRARPILQARRVEASASPASGSRHDGSGSGSRIPAREAGAATRPHERAVFLGAKGSRLGPRVVHALVSRTVAPSVGADVLGPHALRHSAATHLLDGGADLRSVQEILGHASLGTTQIYTHVSAERLREAYRLAHPRA, encoded by the coding sequence ATGCAGTTGTCGGAGGCCGTCGCGGGATATCTCTCCCACCTGTCCGACGTGCGCCGACTCTCCCCGGCGACGGTGCGGGCCTACCGCGCGGATCTCGCGGACCTGATCCTGTGGGTCGGCGATCGCCCCCTGGGCGAGGTCGGCGTGGAGGACCTGCGCGAATGGCAGTGGCAGTCGGCCAAGTCGGGGCAGTCCAAGGCCACCGCCGCGCGTCGCGCGTCGACGGTGCGGGGGCTGTTCGCCTGGGCCGTCGAGGAAGAGTTGGTCAGGGTGGACCCGGCGCAGAGGCTGGTGTCTCCGAAACGCGGGCGCACCCTCCCCGCCGTCGCGACCACCGACGCGCTCGACGACGTCCTGACCGCGGCGGCCGAGCGCGCGGCGAGTGGCGATGCCGTGGCACTCCGAGACCACGCCCTCCTGGAGGTGCTCTACGGATCGGGCGCGCGCGTCTCCGAGGTGTGCGGTCTCGACCTCGACGATATCGATCACGATCGACGCACCCTGTTCCTGCGCGGCAAGGGCGGCAAGGACCGCGTCGTGCCGTTCGGACTCCCCGCCGCTCGCGCGCTGCAGGCCTACCTGGTGCGGGCCCGTCCCATCCTGCAGGCACGCCGGGTCGAGGCATCCGCATCTCCCGCATCCGGGTCGCGCCACGACGGAAGCGGGAGTGGCTCCCGCATTCCCGCCCGCGAAGCCGGGGCTGCGACGCGCCCGCACGAGCGCGCCGTGTTCCTGGGGGCGAAGGGCTCGCGTCTCGGGCCGAGAGTCGTGCACGCCCTCGTGTCGAGAACCGTGGCGCCGAGCGTGGGAGCGGACGTGCTCGGGCCGCACGCTCTGCGGCACTCTGCCGCGACCCATCTGCTCGACGGGGGCGCCGATCTGCGCTCCGTGCAGGAGATCCTCGGCCACGCGAGTCTGGGCACCACGCAGATCTACACCCATGTCTCCGCCGAGCGCCTCCGCGAGGCCTACCGACTCGCGCACCCGCGCGCTTGA